A region of the Bryobacteraceae bacterium genome:
ACTGGCACGTACAAGCAGACCGATGTCGACCTAGACACGCCGCTGGCTCAGGCTGCCGCACAAGGAGTCCAGAATTCTGCGACGGTGACTGACCCCAGGTTCATCGCTGCCTTTTACGGTGCTTCGGCTCTCGGTGGAATTGGCCTCAATGCACTTGGCGTCACTGGTGCAAGCGGTTTTCAGATGACCACGGCTCTTGGGGGAACAACCGAGAACATGGTCCTGGTGTCTCGATGGGGTCGAACTGGCCTTGAAGCTGGCGACTGGGTGATGAAGGGCGGTAAGAACTGGATTAATTATGCCCTTTCTGGGAAATGGCAGCCCGGGCTGGGAAACCAGTTCGCACGGTTCGCCTCCGGAGCTGAGTACTATGTGCCGCAGTCAACAATCCGCCTGCCGATCTTCAAGGAGATGGGGCTAGGAGCTATCAAAGCTCTACTTGGACAGAGGCTCTTCATTCCATGACCAACGGATGGTTGCTTCCAGGTGCAATGATGTTGGTGTTCGGGATCATTGCCCTCGGGCATGGCTTCTGCCTTGTGCGCTATTTGCTTCGCCGTAAATCGTTTTCGGTGGTCCCCTTTATCGGCGGAATCTTGGGTGCGATAGGTCTCGCTATGGCACCGGAACCATCCTTGAGTCGCTTTTGGTGGATACCGTTGCTGCTGGACTACGGCTCAGTACCAAGTCTGCTTGTGTGGATCGGAGCCCTGGTACGGAAATGGCGATCCACGTAGCGGTTCCCCGAGGCTTGATCACAAAGCGGTTGACAACGGCACGTCCATGGCTATTGGTATGCGGCGCTTTCGACTCCCGGCTCGTTATACGCAGGGTCTCGACCGTCGAATTGGTGAATTGGTACCACTGCATTGCGCAGGACCCTGCAGGGGCACATGATTTGAGTAAGCGGTATTAAAATCAATTGCTTGATGAGCGTCTCTGCTCCTCGCAATCCCCTTTGTTTGGCCTGCCGAGCCAATACTTTTTCCCGCGCACGTCCCGGCCCACCCGTTAACGCCTCCCGCCGTCCATAACCCCGCAACTGGCCGTGTTTTCGGCGCTTCCGCGTCTCTGGTCTGCGCCCCGCGTCCGGCTTGCCGCGCCGAACTGCGCGCCCGCAACGTTTGCCGGAGGCCGTTTTCTCCCCGTCTCTGGACCAAACCAGAAATTGGTTAACACCATCGCGGGGGTTGTCCCACCCCAGGCCGGACGGTGACGAGTTGTTATGACCGGGCCGGGCGGGTGAAGTCGGTCACCGGCGTCAAGGCGGGAGAAAGCGCGCGCGCCTATGTCTCCCAGGCGAGCTATGACTCCGGCGGAGGTCTCGACCGCGCGCTGCTGGGCAACGGGCGGTGGGAGGACCGGGACTACAACGAGCGCAAGCAGATCATCTCGATCAAGCTGGGTTCCACGCAAGGCGCCGGCGACCTGCTCGCGCTCGGCTTCGGCTACGGCACGACAAACAACAACGGAAATGTTTTGAGCCAGACGATCACGCGGCCGGGGTTTTCGGCCACGCAGACGTACACCTACGACGCCTACAATCGCATTCAGAAGGTGCAGGAAGGAACCGATTTCCGGGAATTCGCGTACAAGGAACCCGGCAATCTGTACGTGCCGTCGTGGTCTACGGGCGCCGGCTGGGCGCCGGGGAGCTTCACGCCGGCCTCGCCGTCGTGGTTTGATGGGAACAACCGGATGGTGAACACGGGGCTCGGCATCGGCTACGACGCAGCCGGCAATCAGACGGCGATCGGGGGATTCGCGTTCGTCTACGACGCCGAGAACCGGCTCGTGTCGAGCACGCTGAACGGCGTTACGACGACCTACGTCTACGACGGCGAAGGGCGGCGGGTGAAGAAAACCACCGGCGGCTCGACGGTGATCTTCGTCTATGACGCCTTCGGGCGGCTGGCGGCGGAGTACGGCGGCACGGCGGAAGCTGTCGGGACGGAGTATCTCACCGCCGATCACCTGGGCTCGACGCGGCTCATCACGAGTTCGAGCGGCGCCGAGCGGCGGTGCCTGGATTACCTGCCCTTCGGCGAGCCGATGACGCAGGGCATGGGCGGGCGCGGGTCGTGCTACGCGAGCGCCAACGAGCCGAGGGTGAAGTTTACCGGCAAGGAGCGGGATGCCGACACCGGCCTCGATTACTTCGGGGCCAGGTACTTCTCGGGGGCGCAGGGGAGGTTTACCAGCCCGGATGTTCCTTTGGCTGACCAGTGGGAGACAGAGCCTCAAAGTTGGAATCTTTACAGTCATGTCCGGAACAATCCCCTGCGGTTCATTGATCCGACTGGGCGTAAGTGCGTGACTCTTGACAATGGGACAGTGGGCGACGACGGCCAAGGGAAGATGTGCCAGGCGGTTCTGGACGCTGAGAAGAATAAGAAGCCAGATGTGACGGTCTCTGCGAAGGGCGGCAACCAAGTTGTTGCGTTTGCCTTGAACCTGCTCTTCGCGCTGGACTCTGCCGCCAACTCATACTTTACGCCGCTTACTAACGCAATGGGCGTCCGGCCATCCTACATGGAGCCGATCCCAGTTACGAGGGAGTTTGTGGGCCAGCTCGCTGCCGCTGTTGTGACAGTTGGGACGGCAATCATCGGACCGGGAGGTGCGCAAGCACCGCTAAAACTCATCCACAGTCCGGCGACGCTAAGCAAAACAATTCTTGACGGACTACGAAAGAAGTCTACTCAGGAACTGATCGAATCCCTTCGGCCAGGCTTGCCGGAAGCACTTCGCGTCAAACCCGACGGTCGCGTGATGAACGGAAACCACCGGCTTACGGTGTTGATGGAGAGGGGCGTGGACGTGAATGCACTTCCGCGAGAGGTAGTCCCATGAACGACTGTGGGCACTTCGACTTGGGGACGATCGCCGAGCGATTTCGAGAAATCGAGACCAGAGAGAAGATGGCGGCTCTTGCTCGATTTCTTCACGAGCTGACCATCTTGGCAAGAGACACGTACGAACCGACCACTGTCGGCGTCTCTGACCCCGCGCGACTCCGTGGAATCAATGAGATCATGCACCGCACTACGAGCCGTCTGGTGAATCTTGCCTGCGGTCGCCCTGATGACTGGAGTGAGCCAGATTTCTGGGCAGCGTTGGCGGAAATATCCCAGGCATGCGGTACCTTCGGTGATCTGACGGCGGCGGCTGCGGTAGCAGTCAGGGAGATCTTAACGTGAATCTCGTGCCGCGGGCGGCACTAGCGCTCCTGACATTTTCAGGTGTCGTAAAGGTAAGCGTCTCCCGTGTGTACCGCTCCCGATTTCTTGGACAGTTCTTGAATTAAGGTCATGCGGCAGTTTCGAGGGCAAGCAGGGCCTGGTGAGCCTGCCGCGGGGATTGAAAGTGGCAGCATCTGTGTGCCGTCGTGGTCTACGGGAGCCGGCTGGGCGCCGGGCAGCTTCACGCCGGTCTCGCCGTCGTGGTTTGATGGGAACAACCGGATGGTGAACACGGGGCTCGGCATCGGCTACGACGCGGCCGGCAATCAGACGGCGATCGGGGGCTTCACGTTCGTCTACGACGCCGAAAACCGGCTGGTGTCGAGCATGCTGAACGGCGTGACGACGAACTACGTCTATGACGGCGAAGGGCGGCGGGTGAAGAAAACCACCGGCGGCTCGACGGTGATCTTCGTCTATGACGCCTTCGGGCGGCTGGCGGCGGAGTACGGCGGCACGGCGGAGCCTGTCGGGACGGAGTACCTCACCGCCGATCACCTGGGCTCGACGCGGCTCATCACGAGTTCGAGCGGCGCCGAGCGGCGGTGCCTGGATTACCTGCCCTTCGGCGAGCAGATGACACAGGGCATGGGCGGGCGCGGGTCGTGCTACGCAAATGCCAACGAGCCGAGGGTGAAGTTTACCGGCAAAGAACGGGATGGGGAGACCGGCCTCGATTACTTCGGGGCGAGATATTTCTCGGGGGTGCAGGGGAGGTTTACAGGTTCGGATGAGCCACTGGTCGATCAAAATCCTCTCGAGCCGCAGTCGTGGAACCTCTTCAGTTACGTTCGGAACAACCCGCTGATCTTCACCGATCCCACAGGTCGGTGCAAGAAGGGGGCCGACGGCAAGTACCACGATAGCGACGAGGGTCCGTGCATAGCGCCGGGAGGGACGAGCGTTACGGTGACGGAGAAGGCACCGAAAGAGCGAGATCCAGCCGCTGAAGGGAACGCCGAGATGCTGCGCATGCAGTTGGAGGCATGGCGTCGAAACCAGGAGAGGAGCAAGCCAAAAGACGAGCGGTCGCTTCCGGACAATGCCAGAAAGATTCTCACGGTGGCTTATCTTCAAACGACCGAACGACTAAACTGCCTCGGCGTTCCTGTCGAGTTTGGAGTCGGTTACGCTCTGTTTCGCGGCGGTGAACCTGTTCCTGGTTCCAAGCCGTTTGTGACACCAGGATCGTCACTCGGGACTTCACCAATCTCGGGGGCATTGCGCGGGTTGAACCTGAACCTTCCAGTCGCTGTCCCCACTCCGGTGGGTGGTCCGGGCACCGGCGTTCCCTTCCGATTTGCCGTCACGAAGAGTCTCGGGGCGGTTCTTGGCCGGTATGCCCCTTTCGCAGGCATTGCCGGGATGGGGCTGAGCGCAGCCCATGCCGGTTACTGCGTCTGGCACTGAGGACCGCGTCAAATGTGGCTCTGGGGAACCGGGATGGCCTGCATCGCAGGAGCGATCGTGCTCTTCTTGATCGGCGGAGCGGTCTACTACCAATTGAAACTCAAGCAACGAAAGAAGGGATGGACGCGCGAGGAATTCGTTGCTGAGTTTCGGCGGCTTGACATTCCAGAGCCAGTGTCTGGAGCCGTGTATGACTACTTTCGCAGGTACTCTGTACTAGGGTCGTATCGAGTCAGCCCGGACGATTCGCTTGAAGAGGTGTATGCGGCGTCGCATGACGAGATTGATGATGCCGCGCTACAGATTTGTCAGCAACTTGGGCTGGAACTTCCTCCCGAGTCGGTCTTGCGTCGGTGGCCGACACCGCTGCAAACGGTGCGCGACATGGTTCTGTGGCTGAACTGGGTGAGGGCGCACCGGGCTGGCGATCGACAGACATGAAGTGCGCCGTGGCAAGGAGGCCTGCGACGATCGGTGGCTGAGGCCCGGGCCGCTTCAGGCAGCGTCGCGCACTTCGACGGACATCTGCTTTCCAAGCACGGCAAGGGCGGCCTAGATCTTTACGGGCCTCGTGGCGTGCCTCGGGTCGAGCATGCGGCGAATGACGCGCTCGTGAACGCCCAGGCGGCGCGCCATCTCGGAGTTACTGATGCGCTGATCACGCATCGCCAGGTAGAGCGCGAGCTTCGGCGCCAACCAGAGCGGCACGGGCACCTGGCGCTGGCCACGCTTGGCCGGCGAGGGCGTTGGGATTTCCTCCCGGCGGGACAGGCGGATGGAGAGATCGGAACCGAGGGCATCCATGGCCTCTTCCATGGCCTCGCGCTCATCTTTGCCGTCTGTAGCCACACGGGGCAGATCGACGAACTCGACCAGGATGCGGCCGTCTTTGCCGGTGGTGAACTTCGTGGGATAACTGAGCATGGACATCGGTTTGTCCCCTACAGCTCACGCGGGTCGATTTTCGAATCCGCACACATCCTGGCCAGCAGGTCACGGCCAATCTCCTTCTTCCGATCCTTCAGGGTGGTGAATTCGTCGCCGAAGTAAAGGCGGCCATGGCTGCCTTTTCCCTTGCTGGCCACGTAGCGGCACGGGATCTTCCTGCGCCGCGCCAGCCTCCGGACCTTCCGCTCGAACTCCGCACCGTTGACCACACCAGTCTCGGACAGCTCTGTCCGAGTGTCAAGGGCATCAGTTGTTGTCCGCCGGTTTCAGCGCAAAGCGCCAGGCGACAACCCACGTTTCAGTGCGGGTCCGAAATCGGATCGAGCGACGACCGGAGGAATATGGCTGTCAGGAATGCACCGGCAGGTTGAGCAGGCCACTGCTCGTCAATCACTTACAGCAACTCTCTCCGCCCCGGAATCCCCTTTGTTTGACTTGGCGAGCCAATACTTTTTCCCGCGAACGTCCCCGCCCGCTCGTTAACGCTCCTCTCCTTCCGCAACCGCGCAATTGGGCGTGTTTTCACGACTTCCGCGTCTCTGGTTTGCGCCCCGCGTCCGGCTTGCCGCGCCGATCTGCGCGCCCGCAACGTTTGCCAGAGGCCGTTTTCTCCCCGTCTCCGGGCTCAACCAGGAATCGGTTAACACTATCGCGGGGGTTGTCCCACCCCAGGCCGGACGTTCCGAAACCGGGCCGCGAATATAGTTAACGGACGCGGCAACATGCCGCGTCGATCCTAATCCACCAGACGCCGGTTCGACCGCAAAGCGGAGATCGTCGTGGGTGGTCACTTTTACTTCGCGCAGCTTGCCTGCGGGCTGCGCGGGCAAGGAGACCGCTCATGCGCGATCGCGACGCCGCGCTCGATCAAGCCATCCGCGAGGTCGCCGCCATCCTCGGCGATGCACTCGTCCGCCTGCTCTTTCCTAATCCCGCCGTCCGGCAAGTTGACTTCGCGGAGACAGAGAGCCCTCATGTCACTGGTGGTTGACGCCATGAAGACAGAAACCCAAGTCCGAGAGGAGATCGAGGCGCTCCGTAGCCTGACCACGGCCCAACTCAAGGAAAAGTACCGCGAGGTCTTCGGCGAGGAGTCCCGATCCAATCACAAGCAGTTTCTGTTCCGACGCATAGCCTGGCGCATTCAAGCCAACGCGTGGGGCGGCCTGTCCGAGCGCGCCCGCCGGCGTGCACTCGAGATCGCCAACGATGCCCATCTTCGCATCCGGCCGCCAGCCGCAGCCTGTCGAGCCCAAACGGCACGAAGGAACCATCCTCGCCGAACGGCCCAAGCGAGGTGTGGGGCATTGACGCCACGGCCGCCTTCACTCTCCGGGACGGGTAGGTGCCCATCTTCGCCATGATCGACCACGGCTCGACCTGCTGCCTCGGCATCCACGTGGCCAAACGCGGCACGCGGTTTGAGGTGCTGGAGCCGGTGGGCCAGGCCGTGCGTGAACAGTTCGGCGGCTTCTCGGAAGGCATCGCTGCCGGCGTCAAGCTGCCTCATGACCACGGCTCCCAATTTATGAGTGACGACTTTCAGCGTGAGATCCGCTTTCTCGGCATGGAGTCCTCACCCGCTCTTGTCCGCGAGCCCGAAGGCAACGGCTCGATCGAACACTTCTTCCGCACTCTCAAGGAGCAGCTTCTCTGGGTGCGGCATTTCGAGACCCTGGAAGAACTGGCCGAAGCCCTCGAACAATTCCGCCACCGCTACGACGAGCAGTGGCTGGTCGAACGCCTCCACTTCCAATCCCCGCGGCAGGCTCATCAGGCCCTGCTTGCCCTCGAGCCCGCCGCACGACAATAATTCAAAAAACTGTCCAGGAAATCGGGGGCGGTAAAAAAAGTCTTGGGGAACTCTGACCGGGGTCTGGGTGCCGCACGACGTGCGGGACCAGATCGTGGACTTTGTCCGGCGCTGGTCCGAGGCCAGCGAGATCGGCGCCGGACAGTTTATTGGGTGGCTCGGGGTGACGGCCAGCAAGTTCTATTGCTGGCGGGAGCGCTACGGCCGGGCCAACGAGCACAACGGTTGGGTTCCCCGGGACTTCAGGTTGGAGGACTGGGAGAAGCAGGCCATCATTGGGTTCCATCTGAAGAATCCGCTGGAAGGCTACCGGAGGCTGGCGTTCATGATGCTGGACGCGGATATCGTGGCGGTGAGTCCATCGAGTGTATGGCGGGTGTTGAGCCAAGCGGGACTGCTGCGGAAGTGGAACGGCAAACCGTCGAAGAAAGGGACCGGGTTCGAGCAACCGCCCGCGCCGCACCAGCACTGGCACATCGATGTTTCCTATATCAACATTGCGGGGACGTTCTATTACCTCTGCTCGGTGCTGGACGGCTTCAGCCGGTTCATTGTGCATTGGGACCTGCGGCCGGCCATGACCGAGGGCGACATCGAGATCATCCTCGAAGCGGCGCGGGAGCGGTAGCCGGCCACCAAGCCGCGGATCATCTCCGACAACGGGCCGCGGTTCATCGCGCGGGACTTCAAAGAGTTCATTCGCCTTGCGGGCATGACGCCCGTGCGCACGTCGCCCTACTATCCGCAATCGAACGGAAAAATCGAGCGCTGGCAGAAATCGCTGAAAAGCGGGTGCATCCAGCCCGGCACGCCGCTGACGCCGGAGGATGCGCGCTGGCTGATTCAGCAGTACGTGGATCACTACAACACGGTGCGCCTCCACAGCGCGATTGGTTTTGTGACGCCGGCCGACATGCTGGCCGGCCGCCAGACAGAGATCCACGAGGCGCGCGACCGCAAGTTGGAGGAGGCGCGGCGGCAGCGGCAACTGGGCCGGCAACAGGCGGCATGAGGAGACAAGTTACAATGGCTCTGCCAGGTGAAACGGAAGCGGGCTCTGCGGGGACGCAACCCTGCCGAGGGATAGCCTGGCGGGCTCATCGAGACGATCGAGGCGAGCGCGGAAGCCGTCTTTCGCGCTCTTCCCAAAACCACATCGGATCGGTAGACCCCCATGCCTTGAAAATCCCCGCCCGAAGGGCCGCATACTCACTAACGGGAAACGCTCGAATTCCATTTCAGGCTGAGCCGGAACACGTCCTGCGGAGGCAATTCGTCTCCTTCGGTCTATAGGAACTTTGTTCTGCTCCGTGGTGTCATTTCGGCTACAGGGGCATCGAGCGAACGAGACGGAGTGCTCGTAGGTAGGCCGCTCATCATTCAATGACTGGGTTCACAGAGAGGATTATGGAGTTGGAACATCTCCCGAATCGCCGGCGTTTTCTTCTCGCCCCCGTAGCCATGGCGGTTGGATGCAGTCGTGTTCGTGCAGATCGCACGTCGCCTGCGGGTACCATTGACGTCTCCGGGCTTATTGCGACATTCTCGGTGGACTATCCTCGACCGCTCGAATCAGTTGTCTACACGTTCGTTCAGGAATACGGCTGGCTCATCACCTTCGAGGAAGCGCCCGTCATGTACTCGGGAGACATGATAGATGTGACCGTCAACCCCAGCGTGGGGATCCGAGCCTACAATCCCCGAGGAGGCAGGCTGGAGTTCTCCTATCGTCTTCGCCAGGCCGGAAGGCCTCCCGAGGACCCGATGCCAGTCCTGAAGGCCGCCATCGAGGCGCATCATAGGGCGGGCTTTCCTGGGTGCTACGAAGTAGTGCAGGTTGGTGGCTATTTCCATATTGTGCCCACAGCGCATTACAACGAACGAGGAGTTCTCGAACTGGTCCAAAGTCCTCTCGATGCCCTCGTGACAGTCGATGGCGGCGGGCGGCCATCGTGGCCCTTTTTCAACGACCTGGTTCGGGCGGTTGAGAGGAGTTCCGGATATAGGATTCTCATCGGACACAACCCGTTCTACCAAGGAGATCAACCCACAATCGGACAACGATTCAAGAACGTTCAAGCCCGCACGATCTTAAGGGCGCTGATCCAGGCCGCAGGCAAACCGAGGAGGTGGTATCTACTGTCCGTGCCGGGTCAGAGGCAGTATGCTCTCAGCATCGTGTAACCTCGAGGGCATTGAATCTGATCGCCTACTGCCGGCCATGGATTGAGCTGTACTTAGCGGGAGATGACCGGACGGCTTTTCTGAGTCACGCGTTTCTCGAGCCCTCGAAGGATCACCTCGACGTGCCGATTGTTGAGACGTCGAAGCCGTCGCACGAAATCAACTGGTCGATGTGGATGCGACGTCAGTGCTAGACTTCGCGCGGGTTCTGCGTCGGCAGAGGGCCTCTCCGCTTTTCCAACGATCTCGCTGACGCTGCCAGTCGACCAGGGAACCATTCTGCCTCACACATCTTTCTCGCACGCGGTTGTTGTCTACGGATCCATCGGGGGACAAGATGGTCTCTTGGATGTCCGGCGCCAGCAGCGTGAGGTTCATGATCTGCGTCACCCGTGCCCTTGTGACGAAGCCCAGCCGGGCGAGATCGGCGTAGTCCTTCACCTCGCCACGGTCGATCATGTCCTGGAACTTGATGGCCAGCGCCATCAGGCGGGTGATCCGGAGAATGCGCGGCGGCGCCGGAGCCGCAGTTTTCTTCGGCTTGCCCGCCGCCTGCCGCGCCCGCCACTTGAGCGGGATCTCGTCTTCGCAGCGGTCCTTCACTGTGTCCCTCCTTTGCAGAACTCCCGGATGCCGTTCGAGTGGTAGGTGACCTTGACCTTGTCGCCGCGGGCGTCGTAGCCGACCCGCTCGATCAATTGGCGCAGCAGCGCCGCCTGCTGCTGGATCGTCATGGTTCTCCAGACCTCGTCAAACATCGCCATGCGCTGGCGCACCATTTCGTCATCGAACCTCAGCCGATCACCGCGCTCCACGGTGCGGCGCAGTTCTTCCGCTCTGGCCTCTCCCGCCGAGACGATTTCGCGGAGCGTGGCCTCCCTGCCGGCGCCCAGGTTCTTCGCGCGCGCGAGTTGGGACTTCGCGTTCCGGACGCGGACATTGAGGGCCTTCAACTCCTCGCGGTGCCGGCCCAGTTCCTCGCTTAACCGCTGGCGCGCCGCTCGGGCGATCGCTTCGACGACCTCGGGTTGAGCGGCGAACCGCCGGACACTTTCAATGACAGCCTCTTCGACCACCGGCGCGGACACGGCGCGCGTTGTGCACCCGTCGCCGTTGCGCTGCATGGCGCGAAGGCAGACGTAGTATCGGTACCGCCGGTTCTTGCTCGACGAGTAGCTCGGCGACATCGGCGATCCGCAGGCCGCACAGTAGAGCAGGCCGCGCAGCAGGGCCTCCACTCTTGGCCCATGTGCGCCGCCGGGGTTCCGCGTGTTCTCCTTCAGCTTCTGCCGGACCAGGTCGAAGGTGTTGTCGTCAACGATCCGGGGGTGGGCCGCGGCTACGATCTCGTCGGCGGCGCGGATGCGCCCGGCGTACAGCGGATTCGCCAGCATCGTGTAGATGTGGCACTTCCGCAAGGGATGGCCGCCGAAAGTCTTGCTCTCCTTGGTTGACCACTGCTTGTTGCGCCAGCCGAGGCCCTCGCATTTCGCCACGATGCCATGGACGGAGTGACCTTCCAGGTACCACTCGAAGATCTGGCGCACACGGGCGGCCTCCTCTTCGTTGATAACCAGGTTGCTGTCCTCCAGGTCGTACCCCAGCGGGACGTGGCCGCCGGTCCATTTGCCGCGCTTGCGCGCCATGACCTGCTTGTCGCGGGTGCGCTCGGAGATGATCTCCCGTTCGAATTGCGCGAAGGAAAGCAGAATGTTCAGCGTGAGGCGGCCGAGGGAGGTCGTGGTGTTGAACTGCTGCGTGACCGATACGAACGTCGCGCCGTGCTTCTCCAGGATCTCCATGATCCGGCCGAAGTCACGGATGGAGCGGCTGAGCCGGTCCACCTTGTAGACCACGACGCAATCGACCTTCTTGGCCTGGATGTCCGCCAGCAGGCGGCGCAGCGCCGGGCGGTCCATGTTGGCGCCGGTGTAGCCGCCGTCGTCGTATTGGTCCGGCAGCAGGATCCAACCCTCGCCGGCCTGGCTGCGGATGTAGGCCTCGCCGGCGTCGCGTTGCGCGTCGAGGGAGTTGAAGTCCTGGTTCAATCCCTCATCGGTGGACTTGCGCGTGTAGATGGCGCAGCGGACCGGCTTCGGCGCGCCGTTGCCGTTATTCCCGTTCGCCATGCTTCACTCCGGGCCGGTGGCCAAGGTTGAAAAACGCAAAGCCATTCCAGCGCGTGCCCGTGGCCTCCGTCACGGCGCGGCTCAGGGACGTGTAGATCCTGCCGTTGCATTCGAACCCGCCATCGGGCCGGACGTGGACGACGATGTCCTTGCCCTGATAGCGGCGGATGAGCGGCGTGCCCGGCAACGGCAACCGCGGATCGAGCGACGGCTTTAGCCGCGTCTCCGTGGTCCGGCCGTCGTCAACCGGTGCCCGCAGGAAGTTCCTGGGCGCCCGGATACGGAGATCAGCATCGTTGGCGATTTCGAGCGCACGCCGGCGGGCGCGTTCGGAGAGGCCGCCCCAGGCGTTCGCCTGGATGCGCCAGGCGATGCGGCGGAACAGGAACTGCTTGTGATTGGATCGGGAGTCCTCGCCGAAGACCTCGCGGTACTTCTCCTTGAGCTGCGCCGTGGTCAGGTTGCGGAGGCCCTCGATCTCCTCTCGGATTTCGGTCTCGGTTCTCATGGCGTTAAGGGAGCAGTCACATGAGGGCTCTCCGTCTCCGGGAAGTCAACAGGCGCGGGGAATAACAGCCGGACGAGTGCAGCGCCGAGGATGGCGGCGACCTCGCGGATGGCTTGATCAAGCGCGGCGTCGCGATCGCGCATGAGCGGTCTCCTTGCCCGCGCAGCCCGCAGGCAAGCTGCGCGAAGTAAAAGTGACCACCCACGACGATCTCCGCTTTGCGGTCGAACCGGCGTCTGGTGGATTAGGATCGACGCGGCATGTTGCCGCGTCCGTTGACCATATTCTCGGCTCCGTTTCGGAACGTCCGGCCTGGGGTGGGACAATCCTTGGGATGCTGTTAACCAATTCCTGGTTGTGCCCAGAGACGGGGAGAAACGGCCTCCGGTGAACGTTGCGGGCCCACAGATCGGCGCGGCAAGCCGGACACGGGGCGGAAACCAGAAACGCGGAAGCC
Encoded here:
- a CDS encoding hypothetical protein (possible pseudo, internal stop codon, frameshifted) — encoded protein: MIDHGSTCCLGIHVAKRGTRFEVLEPVGQAVREQFGGFSEGIAAGVKLPHDHGSQFMSDDFQREIRFLGMESSPALVREPEGNGSIEHFFRTLKEQLLWVRHFETLEELAEALEQFRHRYDEQWLVERLHFQSPRQAHQALLALEPAARQ
- a CDS encoding hypothetical protein (possible pseudo, internal stop codon) — its product is MPHDVRDQIVDFVRRWSEASEIGAGQFIGWLGVTASKFYCWRERYGRANEHNGWVPRDFRLEDWEKQAIIGFHLKNPLEGYRRLAFMMLDADIVAVSPSSVWRVLSQAGLLRKWNGKPSKKGTGFEQPPAPHQHWHIDVSYINIAGTFYYLCSVLDGFSRFIVHWDLRPAMTEGDIEIILEAARER
- a CDS encoding hypothetical protein (possible pseudo, internal stop codon); the encoded protein is MTPVRTSPYYPQSNGKIERWQKSLKSGCIQPGTPLTPEDARWLIQQYVDHYNTVRLHSAIGFVTPADMLAGRQTEIHEARDRKLEEARRQRQLGRQQAA